In one Prosthecochloris aestuarii DSM 271 genomic region, the following are encoded:
- the cobN gene encoding cobaltochelatase subunit CobN has product MKPYCLCYFTINHSEVPSFSAGVREYISDGGAVDVFARVRSQLTSPVQIGEFARLAACSDIVIVRLMGGKASFPAFDAFFEACEERKKAGEGVPLLIIQSAGGDDEAMELAREHSALFGTEAGETLQRYLLNGGRENFRNMLVFLHNHLFGTEYPALPPRKLPHEGVYHPDFFAYDDIEGYIEKHVDPSKPTVGLWFYQSYYVDGDLAAYDCLIREIERQGANVIAVFHLRYRDAMRDNRGSDYVADTFFKDSSGKSRIDVLINPLMFSLTLNAPDYCDILPGLDVPFLQAMTTFQSFEEWKQSVQGLGTMEVSFSAAQPEFDGALITVPFATREQAGIDPLTGAELMKIMPIEERVQKLVSMAIRWAALRRKPNREKRIAIIFHHYPPRNDRIGCAVGLDSFDSIRLLLERMGDEGYLVDRGYATGDDLARDLLDRMTCDQRWLLPEQMAGRTEASAGPGEYQSWHDALPSEVSSRMNDEWGEMPGDLFVHEGRLLFPGTVNGNVFLTIQPPRGKLERQDQLVHDPDIPPPHHYLAHYRWMRDVFKADAVMHVGKHGSLEWLPGKALGLSEECYPDLAIMDLPNIYPYIINDPSEGTQAKRRSNCCIVDHLTPVFTNADLYEEMAALENLLGNYAEARRSDPAKIDVLRPMIWEALVEADLDKDTGYDRETAMADFEHFLEDLHSYLDEVADTMIADGLHTLGLSPEGDRLVELVVQMTRLEQGGVPSLRESILRARGYDLDDLNQNKGRPVYGPEGKTGGQVIREAHESALEMVRMLSAEGFREDALDMVRQAMPGGVTADVFEGLRYICSDLVPRIRLVSDEIDSSLKGFSGRYVEAGPSGAPTRGQADILPTGRNFYSVDPQKIPTPVAWKVGMSLGDALVERYLEEHGDYPRSIGIILFGGATMRSGGDDLAEIFYLMGVRPVWKKGSGYVSGLEIIPSSELKWPRLDIMPRISGFFRDAFPLLVERIDDAVKMVAALNEPPEINLIRRNVLADVEGYRKEGMSEDEALREATFRVFGCPPGTYGAGVEELIESKNWESQDDLADNYVRYSSHAYGRGSYGRQKPATFRKVLSRLDATVKNEDSREYDMFSCTDYYNYYGGLITAAKQERGELPFSLVGDSSDPERVKVRTTFEEAKHIFRSRLLNPKWLEGLKRHGYKGAGDISKMMDVILGWDATAEVVEDWMYERVAGKYVLDEEMKRWMQEVNPYARQNILDKLLEAISRGMWNATEEMKLRLQEEYLETEGEIEEINE; this is encoded by the coding sequence ATGAAACCTTATTGCCTTTGCTATTTCACCATAAACCATTCAGAGGTTCCTTCATTCAGTGCCGGTGTTCGTGAGTACATCAGTGATGGCGGAGCGGTGGATGTTTTTGCTCGAGTGCGTTCACAGCTTACTTCACCGGTCCAGATTGGTGAGTTTGCACGGCTTGCCGCCTGCTCTGACATCGTGATTGTCCGCCTTATGGGGGGAAAGGCTTCTTTTCCTGCGTTCGACGCGTTTTTTGAGGCTTGTGAGGAACGAAAGAAAGCCGGAGAGGGAGTGCCATTGCTGATTATTCAATCTGCAGGAGGCGATGACGAAGCAATGGAACTTGCCCGTGAGCACAGCGCGTTGTTCGGTACTGAAGCCGGAGAGACGCTTCAGCGATATCTGCTTAACGGTGGACGGGAAAATTTCAGGAACATGCTGGTGTTTCTCCACAACCATCTTTTCGGGACGGAGTACCCTGCGCTTCCTCCTCGCAAGCTTCCCCACGAAGGAGTCTATCATCCGGATTTTTTTGCCTATGATGATATCGAGGGCTATATCGAGAAGCACGTTGATCCTTCGAAACCGACAGTCGGGCTCTGGTTTTATCAAAGTTATTATGTTGATGGAGACCTTGCGGCCTACGATTGCCTGATTCGTGAGATCGAGCGACAAGGCGCCAACGTCATCGCTGTCTTCCACTTGCGTTACCGCGACGCTATGCGTGACAACAGGGGTTCGGACTATGTGGCCGATACCTTTTTCAAGGACAGTTCCGGTAAGAGCCGGATCGATGTGCTTATCAATCCGCTTATGTTTTCTCTTACCCTGAATGCTCCCGATTACTGTGACATTCTGCCAGGACTTGACGTGCCGTTTCTCCAGGCGATGACGACGTTTCAGTCATTTGAGGAGTGGAAGCAAAGCGTTCAGGGACTCGGGACGATGGAGGTCTCTTTTTCTGCTGCCCAGCCTGAATTCGACGGGGCGTTGATCACCGTGCCTTTCGCGACCCGTGAGCAGGCGGGCATCGATCCCCTGACCGGCGCCGAGTTGATGAAGATTATGCCGATTGAGGAGCGGGTGCAAAAGCTTGTGTCCATGGCGATACGTTGGGCCGCGCTGCGTCGCAAGCCGAACAGGGAGAAGCGCATAGCGATCATTTTTCACCACTATCCTCCTCGTAACGACCGCATCGGGTGCGCGGTCGGTCTGGATAGTTTCGACAGTATCCGGCTGCTTCTTGAGAGAATGGGTGATGAGGGATACTTGGTCGACAGGGGGTATGCAACCGGCGATGATCTTGCCAGGGATTTGCTCGACAGGATGACCTGTGACCAGCGGTGGCTGCTCCCGGAACAGATGGCCGGGCGGACCGAGGCATCTGCCGGTCCGGGGGAGTATCAGTCATGGCACGATGCGCTTCCCTCCGAGGTAAGCAGCAGGATGAATGATGAGTGGGGAGAGATGCCGGGTGATCTGTTTGTCCATGAAGGCAGGCTGCTCTTTCCCGGGACCGTCAACGGTAACGTTTTTCTGACCATTCAGCCTCCAAGGGGTAAGCTTGAACGTCAGGATCAGCTTGTTCACGATCCTGATATTCCGCCTCCGCATCATTATCTGGCTCATTATCGATGGATGCGTGACGTTTTCAAGGCGGACGCGGTGATGCATGTCGGCAAGCACGGTTCACTGGAATGGTTGCCGGGGAAGGCTCTCGGGCTGTCGGAGGAGTGTTACCCGGACCTGGCGATCATGGATCTTCCCAACATCTATCCCTATATCATCAACGATCCGAGCGAGGGAACCCAGGCAAAACGGCGCTCGAACTGCTGCATTGTCGACCATCTGACGCCGGTGTTCACCAATGCCGATCTCTACGAGGAGATGGCGGCGCTCGAGAACCTTCTCGGTAACTATGCCGAGGCGCGCAGGAGCGATCCCGCTAAAATCGATGTGCTCAGGCCGATGATCTGGGAGGCTCTTGTCGAAGCGGATCTCGACAAGGATACCGGGTATGACAGGGAGACGGCGATGGCCGATTTCGAGCACTTTCTCGAAGATCTTCATTCGTACCTCGACGAGGTAGCAGATACTATGATTGCTGACGGTCTTCATACGCTGGGACTCTCTCCCGAAGGGGACCGGCTTGTCGAACTTGTGGTGCAGATGACACGCCTCGAACAGGGCGGGGTTCCCTCGCTGCGTGAGTCCATTCTCCGGGCACGAGGCTACGACCTCGACGATCTGAACCAGAACAAGGGCCGTCCGGTCTACGGGCCTGAAGGGAAAACCGGAGGTCAGGTTATCCGCGAAGCGCACGAGTCAGCTCTCGAAATGGTGCGCATGCTGTCTGCGGAAGGGTTCAGAGAGGATGCCCTGGATATGGTACGGCAAGCCATGCCGGGCGGGGTGACTGCGGATGTTTTTGAGGGGCTTCGCTACATCTGCAGCGACCTGGTACCGCGCATCAGGCTGGTGAGTGATGAAATCGACTCGTCTCTCAAGGGGTTTTCCGGGAGGTATGTGGAGGCTGGCCCGTCAGGGGCGCCGACGCGCGGTCAGGCGGATATTCTTCCGACAGGACGCAATTTCTATTCGGTGGATCCGCAGAAAATTCCGACACCGGTGGCATGGAAGGTCGGCATGAGCCTGGGTGATGCCCTCGTTGAGCGCTATCTCGAAGAGCATGGCGACTACCCGAGGAGCATTGGTATTATCCTTTTCGGGGGTGCAACCATGCGTTCAGGGGGGGATGACCTTGCCGAAATCTTCTACCTGATGGGTGTTCGCCCCGTCTGGAAAAAAGGCAGCGGCTACGTTTCGGGCCTTGAAATCATTCCTTCCAGCGAACTCAAATGGCCGAGGCTCGATATCATGCCGAGGATTTCCGGCTTTTTCCGCGATGCGTTCCCGTTGCTTGTCGAGCGTATCGACGATGCCGTGAAGATGGTTGCAGCACTCAACGAGCCCCCGGAGATCAACCTGATCCGTCGCAATGTGCTTGCCGATGTCGAGGGATACCGGAAGGAGGGCATGAGCGAAGACGAAGCGCTGCGCGAGGCGACATTCCGGGTGTTCGGCTGTCCTCCGGGGACCTACGGTGCTGGTGTCGAAGAGCTGATCGAGTCGAAAAACTGGGAGTCGCAGGATGACCTGGCAGATAACTATGTCCGCTACTCATCTCATGCCTACGGGCGCGGTTCGTACGGCAGGCAGAAGCCGGCAACCTTCAGAAAAGTTCTTTCACGTCTCGATGCTACGGTGAAAAACGAAGACTCGCGTGAGTACGATATGTTTTCCTGCACCGATTACTACAACTATTATGGCGGACTGATTACGGCCGCCAAACAGGAACGGGGGGAACTGCCATTCTCGCTTGTTGGAGACAGTTCCGACCCTGAGCGAGTGAAGGTTCGGACAACCTTCGAGGAGGCGAAGCATATTTTCCGTTCCCGTCTGCTCAATCCGAAATGGCTCGAGGGCCTGAAACGCCATGGCTACAAAGGGGCCGGTGACATTTCCAAGATGATGGATGTGATTCTCGGCTGGGATGCGACCGCCGAGGTGGTTGAAGACTGGATGTACG
- a CDS encoding radical SAM/SPASM domain-containing protein, with translation MSRREISYLILVVTRSCNLSCVYCYENACRHDGAAMSLQTAEQAVGLVAASGKPFHIQLSGGEPLLAPDTIFAVMELIRKKGIPAFVSLQTNGVLLDREMIRSLNGYGVSIGLSLDGPPRLQEELRGGSAATYRALRLLEDEGVPFRVTTVVSDCNVTKLQLLPMSLHGFSMASGIALDLLVKKGRAGQSGLCGLPAEPELRSGVWKLLETIRLLNRERRRPLELREELLVRQAFFKGSRGHYCAASCGSSLAVTPEGYLYPCTQTMGDPSCYLGQLEDVCFREHSSPLMSSVVDEAGCSDCPLEGRCPGECPSRLLYNRGNGERLFCELYRTIVDFCVQTGDIVV, from the coding sequence GTTATGAGAACGCGTGTCGGCACGACGGAGCGGCAATGAGTCTTCAGACAGCCGAGCAGGCGGTCGGACTTGTGGCTGCATCAGGTAAGCCGTTTCACATTCAGTTGTCAGGCGGGGAGCCTTTGCTTGCGCCGGATACGATCTTTGCTGTTATGGAACTGATTCGTAAAAAGGGGATTCCGGCTTTTGTATCGTTGCAGACCAACGGGGTCTTGCTTGACCGGGAGATGATCAGGTCGCTGAACGGTTACGGTGTCAGCATAGGGCTTAGTCTTGACGGTCCGCCTCGTCTTCAGGAGGAGCTCAGGGGGGGCAGTGCGGCAACCTACAGGGCGTTGAGACTTCTGGAAGATGAGGGGGTTCCTTTCAGGGTGACGACCGTCGTTTCTGATTGCAATGTCACGAAGCTTCAATTGCTTCCGATGAGTTTGCACGGCTTTTCCATGGCATCAGGTATTGCGCTGGATCTGCTTGTCAAAAAGGGGCGGGCCGGGCAAAGCGGCCTGTGCGGACTTCCTGCAGAGCCGGAGCTGAGGTCGGGCGTCTGGAAGCTGCTTGAAACAATTCGTTTGTTGAACCGTGAACGAAGGCGTCCTCTCGAGCTTCGTGAAGAGCTGCTCGTGCGTCAGGCGTTTTTTAAGGGTTCCCGGGGGCATTACTGTGCGGCATCGTGCGGTTCGAGTCTTGCGGTAACACCTGAAGGTTATTTGTATCCTTGCACGCAGACCATGGGCGATCCGTCTTGCTATCTGGGTCAGCTTGAGGATGTTTGTTTCCGGGAGCACAGCTCTCCTCTGATGTCTTCGGTTGTGGACGAAGCCGGTTGCTCGGATTGCCCGCTTGAGGGGCGTTGTCCAGGTGAGTGCCCTTCACGACTTCTGTATAACCGAGGAAATGGCGAGCGACTTTTCTGCGAACTGTATCGTACCATAGTTGATTTTTGCGTTCAAACAGGAGACATCGTCGTATGA